gtgggaatcCCCAAGGAGGGCCGGGCCTGCCAAATACAGTGGTTCTAAGCCTGAGGAAGGCACATGGTCTGTAACTTGATCCTCAGAGCGGGTACTGCTTCTAACTTGTGTGGAGACTTGGGTCAAGGCCCCTtgtccccctgccctggccaggtggccgcctgcctcctgctgttcctggaggaggaggacgcCTTCTGGATGATGTGCGCCATCATCGAGGACCTGCTCCCTGCCTCCTACTTCAGCACCACCCTGCTGGGCGTCCAGACTGACCAGCGGGTCCTGCGCCACCTCATCGTCCAGTACCTGCCTCGCTTAGACAAGCTGCTCCAGGAGCATGACATCGGTAAGGAAGGgatgcccttcctcttctctgggGTCAAGGACAGACCTGAGGCCTCCTGAAAGAGCCCGCAGAGGACACAGCCCCTGGCcatcaggggtgggggtggagaagtgAGCTCCTCTGAAGATGGCTGATCCCTGGACACAGAAACTTGCAGTCTTTGCTGCTCTTGTTCTTTGATGACCTGACACctgtcacctccctccccttggaACAGGGTGGGCCTCTTGCTTTTTGGGAGATATTTTTCACCTTTCTGCTCACTCATGTGCTTGGGGGTGCCCCTTCTCTCATACTGTTTCCTGCTACTGTCCCTGGTTTGTCTATAGAGCTGTCCCTGATCACGCTGCACTGGTTCCTCACGGCCTTCGCCAGCGTGGTGCACATTAAGTTGCTGTTGCGCCTCTGGGATCTGTTTTTCTACGAGGGCTCCCTGGTGCTCTTCCAGACCACGCTGGGCATGCTACGTCTCAAGGTGCTGCTGCAGCCCCCATTCCACCTGGGGCCATGCCACCCAGCTTCCCAGCTAAAGACTATGAGTCCTGTGTCCCAGACACAGCTGTCCTGGTGCCCCTTCTCTGCGCGATGCAGGGGGATCCGGGCTTCGGCATCGTGTGGCCTAAGCACAGGCCCCTCCTGACAGCTACTGCAGGGGGGTGGTCTCTTGGGGCCAGGGACTCCTTGGGCTCAGCTGATCATCCCGGGAAGTCACACATGCCAAGGGATGATGATTGGGCATTGactccccactccttcccctcaCACGGCCCAGGAGGAGGAGCTGATCCAGTCAGAGAACTCGGCCTCCATCTTCAACACGCTGTCAGACATACCCTCCCAGATTGAGGATGCGGAGCTGCTTCTGGGGGAGGCCATGCGGCTGGCAGGCTCCCTCACTGCCGTAGCTGTGGAGACCCAGCGCCGCAAGCACATGGCCTATATCATTGCAGACCAGGGCCAGCTCCTGGggaccagcaccaccaccacccacctctCTCAGGTGGGCCTGTGAGGGAGGAGTCTCTGCCTCACCCACAGCATGGGTGAGAAGTTCTTttgaggaagcccagagagtgagCCCTTCCCCatctgctgccccctccccagctcagcACCCAAGGCCAGGCATGGCCCAGCAGACCACAGCTGTGGAGTGACATGCCCAGTTTGGGTATAGGGCAGACCCAGCTTTGAACTGACAGGACATTTCTGATGAGATAGCATGCCTGAGAGGCCCTGGGCTGTCCCATGCAAGGGCTCGGTTCCTTCCCCCAGTACTGAGATGCCCTCCACTTGGCTGGGCACTGGGTGTCCTCCTGATGCTGACCCGTTCTCGTGCCTGCAGGTGGTTCGTCGTCGAACCCAGCGGAGGAAGTCTGGCATCACCTCCCTGCTCTTTGGTGAGTATTATGCCGTAGGCCGCTGGGCCCAGCTCAGCGGCTCCCTCCTGCCAGCCAAGTCTAAGCTTTTGGAGCCTGGGGTAGGGGGCAGCGAAGAGAGAGGACAGGGGGTTATCCCTTCATCCTCATACTCCGGGATGGACTCTGAGTCTCCTTGCAGTTGGGAagggggctgggcaggagccATGGCTACCATAGCTCTCTGGGCCTCTCAGGGGAGGATGACCTGGAGGCGCTCAAGGCCAAGAACATCAAGCAGACAGAACTGCTGGCTGACCTTCGAGAGGCCATCCTGCGCGTGGCACACCATTTCCAGTGCACTGACCCCAAAAACTGTAATGTGGTGAGTTGCAGGTTCCCTGTCCTGTCCTGTGCCCAATGGCTTGACTTGAGGgctctccttccccatccccaaccTGAGGCAACTTTTCCTTGGTGGGCCTTCTCACTGCTCTGGCAGGAACTGACCCCAGACTACAGCATGGAGAGCCACCAGCGGGACCATGAGAACTACGTGGCCTGCTCACGCAGCCACCGGCGCCGGGCCAAAGCCCTGCTGGACTTTGAGCGACACGACGATGATGAGCTGGGCTTCCGCAAGAATGACATCATCACAGTATGTAGGGCAAGCCTTGGGAGGTGGGTGCTCAGAGGCAGGTGAATCCTAGTTGTTGGGAGCAGGTGCCATTGGTCCTGCCACCTGCTGGCCCCAAGGCTGCACCAAGTTATTCAGCTTCACCCAAGCCCTCTCCCTGCCAAGAATTTCCATCAGCCTGGCTGAGGATGAAACCAGAAGGTGTGCAAGccactggccctgggcaaccaaAGCTTTGCCTCCTGTTCTTTTCCTCTGCAGATCATTTCTCAGAAGGACGAGCACTGCTGGGTGGGGGAGCTGAATGGCCTGAGAGGTAAGGCCTTGGTCTGGTCtccaggtgggggaggtgggctgggcagtGCAGCTGCTCACTCTTTGTTgcatccctcctgccctcccacccctcaccagCAACTGGGCTGAGCCTGTCCTCAGCACCATTGGGGGATGTGTGGGTACACCGGGCTCCTCACAGGACTCTGCCTCCCCCACAGGTTGGTTTCCAGCCAAGTTTGTGGAAGTCCTGGATGAACGGAGCAAAGAGGTAAGCagggcacagggtggggctgCCCCAGGGGATGCTGTTCCTTCCACCCTGGGAGGTCTGTGCCCTCCTAGCCAGggcctgtgtcctgaccaagTTATGGCATGTGGCCATGGATGTGAGGATAGGGAAAGAGGGTGGCTGGTGATGTGGGTCTGGGGCCTCTCAGACCCATTCCCCAACCGTCAGTACTCCATCGCTGGGGATGACGCAGTAACGGAGGGGGTCACAGACCTTGTGCGAGGgaccctctgcccagccctcaaGGCCCTGTTTGAACACGGACTGAAGAAGCCATCCCTGCTCGGGGGTGCCTGCCACCCCTGGCTGTTTATTGAGGAGGTGAGTCAGCAGCTGGACCCATGTTCTACACCGTCCTTCTCCCCAAGCCCCTGAGCTCTGTGGAGCTGGCGGCAGGAGCTTTTGGGGTGCTTTGCACTTAAATGGACCCTGTGGTTTCGACCTTGGACCTACCCAGTTGTCCCTGACACTATCCCCCTGCCCTCAGGCAGCAGGCCGGGAAGTAGAGAGAGACTTCGACTCAGTGTATTCTCGCCTGGTGCTGTGTAAGACATACAGGTAACCAGGCCCCAGTCCCCTACCCTGGCAGGGTGTCCATCCTGGCATCCTtgttgggggagagggagcagcCCAAGCCTGCACACCAGGCAGCTTTGGTTCCCCACGTCCCCAGGTTGGATGAAGATGGCAAAGTTCTGACCCCGGAGGAGCTGCTCTACCGGGTAGGTGGGGCCTTGGGTGCAGCCTGGCTCCTGGGCTGGCAGCTGGGGGCATCTGAGTGACAGCTGTGTCTTGCAGGCTGTGCAGTCTGTGAATGTGACCCACGATGCCGTACATGCACAAATGGATGTGAAGCTCCGCTCCCTCATCTGCGTGGGGCTCAAGTAAGTGTCTGCTCCTGCTGCAAGCATGATAGTCCACAGTTGGACAAGTGGCAGCCTAGGCTTCGGCCCTGGGGGGGCAGGGGCCTGTGAGCAGGGCCTTCTAGGACCCTGAGGAGGTAGACAAATGGAAGGTGGCAAGGGTGACTCCCAAAGGCCTTCCTCTAGCATAAGACCAGCTCTTGCTTTGTGGCCAGGGAAGGCACTTGatataaccccccccccccccgattttagCAAAGTGACCAGTGAAGGGACTTGatataaccccccccccccccgattttagCAAAGTGACCAGTGAAGGGACTCCCTAGAAATGAGTCTACTGTAGCAAACTAGGGAGGGGTGCCCTGCCTGAGGGGCCTTGGGCATTTGTGAGGCTCAGGACTGGGTGAATGAGATGTTTCTGGATTTGCCACCACCTGGGGTGGAAGGAGGGGTGGTCTGCAAAGGAACAAATGTCCCTGAGACAAGCCCAGGATGTGGCTGTGACCTCACCAGGCTAGTGAGTATGTGTTTCACTCTGGACTGACCAGCAGGGCTCAGGGCCCCTGTGCCTGGCAGGAGGTGGCAGGTGTCTCGAATGCAGAGAGAAAGGAcgaggagggagaggggctggggctaGAGGAGCTCTGGAGTGGGGCTGGCCCAGCCCAGCACCAGAGGGCAGAGCCCCACCCATGGTCCTCAGAAGACCCTATGGATACCCCTATCCCCAGTGAGCAGGTCCTACACTTGTGGCTGGAGGTGCTCTGCTCCAGCCTGCCTACTGTGGAAAAGTGGTACCAGCCTTGGTCCTTCCTgcgcagccctggctgggtccAGATCAAGTGTGAGCTCCGGTAAGGACCTTGCCCTGGTGCTGGGCTTCTGGAGCCCAGTCCAGTGACCCTGGGGGTCAGAGGTTGGAAAGAGCCAACCTGAGGGTGACCGgcagcctccccttcctcccagtgTCCTCTGCTGCTTTgccttcagcctctcccaggactGGGAACTTCCTGCAAAGAGAGAGGTAGGTGGTTGGGGTTGGTCCTTGGCCCAGCAACCTGTCTTTTTCCCAAAGGGGCTGCTGTGGTGGGTGTGCTGGCAGATCAGTCCAAACACTTCCTGGGTGGCTGAGGCAGGGCCCCATGGTTTCGCCTGAGTGCTGGCATTGCCTGTAAAGGACCACTCGGGCTCCTGCCACCTTGGGCTTCCTCGCTGTGTACCCCAGCAGCCCATGCTGTGCAGTCCCAGACAGTGAGGGGCTGTCCCTGTGTGCAGGAGGAGAAGAAACCCCTGAAGGAAGGCGTCCAGGACATGCTGGTGAAGCACCACCTTTTCAGCTGGGACATAGATGGGTGATGTTCTTCCTCCAGTGGCCCTGTCATGCCCAGGCCTCTCCCAACCCATCAGCTACCAGAGCAGCTCCTTCCTCAGCAAGAAAGCAGCACTGCCCTGCTTTGGGACAGGGACTCAGTGGCCCAGGCCTAACCCAGCTGCAGGAGCAAGGGACGAAGACACTGGAGCTTTGGCCAGGTGGCATGGCAGGGAGATAGGGGACACCACCCTGGAGCAGAAAGTGGGGGGCCTGGCTCAGTCTGTTCCTCCCAGTGTCTTTATGGAGGCCCCGAGCCCCACCTTTACTACTTGTACTGCTCATAAACCTCGTGAGGAGGTCGAGAGCCACCAGTCAGTTTTCACTCAGGAAGGGAATGGGGGTGGCTAGAGGCTCCTTGGCCTCTTTGGTTTGTAAATAAATTGTCTCTGAGAAAGCACCGTCCGTCTTTGGTCCAGTAGGGGCCATGGAGCTCTATGTCCAAGGTTCTGCCCTTTCTGGAGTGGTCTAGAACGGAGAGCCTGGCTGGGAAGGTGGGGTTATGTTGTGGCCCCCAGATGCTAGGTGGTCTagggcccagggctcagggcccAGCTGTACCAACTACCTTGTCCATAGATGGAACACAGACTAACAAACTGgggtttctgtttttattttaaaaagttcacacAGCTTCCCCACCTCTGTCCCAGCACTGGTTTTGGTGACTCCCTCCCCAGGCCCATGTGAAAGACAGTGACAGGCGAGAAGGGAGGCTGAGCCCATAGCCTGAGGGCCACCTCTGGCCCCACTATGTGGCTAATGCCCCTCCTGTCCCAGGGCTGTGGTGGCTACAGTGAGGCAGCAGGATGGAATGTGGGCAGGGGACCAGGAAGCACCTCTGCCCTTGTGGCACTGATAAGGAGCAGGATAGGTGGGGTACAGGCTGTGATGGGGTGTCTACATGTCAAACACACGTGAAGGGTGGAGCTGGGGACCCCAGAAGAGGTGGTCTCCAGGCCATTCCGTATGTGCACAGTAGGATGGGAGGGAGCTGCATCCACTTcctaccccccaaaaaatatatgtatatatatgtatggcgATATATAATATAGAGGTATGTACACCTGTACAGAACATGTTTGCTACCAACCACTAAATGGTTACACTACACCAAGACATTAACATGGCAGCTTCCCCCGCCAACCCCCCACCTTCCCAGAAACGTGGGGTCGGCATCACCAGAAATGGGAGGTAGAGGCCCAGCTTGTTTCTTCCctcacagggaagggaggggattCATGCCTTGCCCACCTGAGCAAACTGCAGCCAGACAGGTTACCTCCAACCTCACAAAAGGAGGTCAAATAGAACACCCCCGGCCTGTCCAGGTCTCTCAAACCCAGGGATGGACCAAGAGCTGCTGCTTGGCAGCTTCTCTTCAATGAGCCTGAGCCAGGGAGGGGAAACAGGGCCTGTGATTGTCAGGACTCACGACCACGCAGAGAGGCTGAATCAGGCAGGAGAGAGCTGAGCTCCCCAGAGTTCCTGAGGCTCCCAACTTCCAGCCCTCCAGTCCCCTGGCAAACCTGAAAGCTACAAGCAGGAATCCCAATGTAGCTGCAAGTCGTGGCCATCAAGAAAGTCTGTGGAGAAGAGGCTGGGTGCTGTGGTGCTGAGCGGGGCCAGGCTGAGCACAGGGCCACCTGATGACAACTCTAGCCAGTCCATGCTGTCCAGGTGGCTGTCAGCCAGGTCCAGGCCAATGCTGCTGGGCTCAGGGGCAAACTGCAATTCCGAAGTGTCCATGGGTGAGGGGGGGTGGTCCAGGATGGCAGAGCTGCTCAGCATCTGGCTATGGAGGTCATCAATGAGGGAGAGGGGCTCAGGCCCCTCATGTCCACTGGTCAGTAGGGGCAGCCCTGTGCTGCTCTCCAAGAAGTCCTCCAGGCGCCCAGGAAGGGCAGGTGAAGCCGATGGaggcagggcagcctggggaagctcggcagagggtggggagtgtGTGGCCAGGGGTGACCCGCAGGCTGCTGTCGAGGGAGGCTTCTCTTTCCCTGGCAGGGATGGTGGCTCCTTGAAATCTGCTGAAATTTCTGGCAATCAAGGAAGTAAATGGATGTCAGAAACCAGGCCTGAATAGGACCTGAGGTTGGACCCTACCTTATACCacgtacaaaaattaactcaaaatgggtcaaagatcTAAATTTAGGAGCTAAAACTACCAAACTCTtagaagaagaaaacacagggaggaaatactcatgacattggatttggtaACAACTTCTTGgttatgataccaaaagcacaggcaacaacagaaaaactggactatagaaaaatttcaaacttgTCACTCTCAAgagagtaaaaagacaacccatggaatgggaggaaatgtttgcaaatcCTATTATCTGATAAGTGATTCATATTCACAATAAAGAACTATAATTCAACAACAGAACCCaagtgaaaaatgggcaaaggactcatagacatttctctaaaaactATACAAATGACctataagcacatgaaaagatgctccacatcactagtcatgagggaaatgcaaaccaaaaccacaatgagataccacttcacacctaccgggatgg
This DNA window, taken from Desmodus rotundus isolate HL8 chromosome 3, HLdesRot8A.1, whole genome shotgun sequence, encodes the following:
- the SGSM3 gene encoding small G protein signaling modulator 3; translation: MSGSHTPSASGPFSALTPSMWPQEILAKFTQREESAELPEFYYDEFGFRVDKDDGADPTSSRLPAVSLMEDPPQRLRWQAHLEFTHNHDVGDLTWDKIAVSLPRSEKLRSLVLAGIPHSMRPQLWMRLSGALQKKRNSELSYREMVRNSSNDETIAAKQIEKDLLRTMPSNACFANVSSIGVPRLRRVLRALAWLYPEIGYCQGTGMVAACLLLFLEEEDAFWMMCAIIEDLLPASYFSTTLLGVQTDQRVLRHLIVQYLPRLDKLLQEHDIELSLITLHWFLTAFASVVHIKLLLRLWDLFFYEGSLVLFQTTLGMLRLKEEELIQSENSASIFNTLSDIPSQIEDAELLLGEAMRLAGSLTAVAVETQRRKHMAYIIADQGQLLGTSTTTTHLSQVVRRRTQRRKSGITSLLFGEDDLEALKAKNIKQTELLADLREAILRVAHHFQCTDPKNCNVELTPDYSMESHQRDHENYVACSRSHRRRAKALLDFERHDDDELGFRKNDIITIISQKDEHCWVGELNGLRGWFPAKFVEVLDERSKEYSIAGDDAVTEGVTDLVRGTLCPALKALFEHGLKKPSLLGGACHPWLFIEEAAGREVERDFDSVYSRLVLCKTYRLDEDGKVLTPEELLYRAVQSVNVTHDAVHAQMDVKLRSLICVGLNEQVLHLWLEVLCSSLPTVEKWYQPWSFLRSPGWVQIKCELRVLCCFAFSLSQDWELPAKREEEKKPLKEGVQDMLVKHHLFSWDIDG